GCGGCGGACCTGCCTGGCTGTGACCTCGCTCACCCCCAAGGCGGAGGTGATTTGTCGGTCGCTCTGCCCGTCGTGGGCAGCCAGCAGGATCCGCGCGCGGATTCTGACCAAAGGGGCGGCTGTCGGGTCCTCGGCCGCGGCCGCCGCCAGCCGGCGGTCGGCGTCGGGGAGTTGGACCACATACCGAGCCCGCATGAAGCCACCTAGCCAGTCGGAGAGTTGACTGAGCATGACCGTTCACAATCCGGTAGTGCGATGTGGGACGCGGAACCGGCGGGCTGGCGCGTGCCGTCGCTTCGTGCTCGCAACCCGGGAACCGGTTACACCGCGAGATCGGACTCGATTTGTTCGAGCTTGTATCGCGCCATGGCGAGGTTCGCCTGGGCCTTGTTCAGGGCGAGGTAGATGAACAGGGTCGGGTTGTTGGACACCGGGCGGATGAGGTGGTACTGGGAGCTGAGGGTGATCAGGATGTCTTCGATCGAGTCCTTCAGCTTGAGCGAGTTCGCCGCCTTCAACTTGGCCCGCAGGACTTCGGTGTTGCCCGCCGCGGCGACGTCCAGGTTGAGGTTGCCGCCGCCTTCTTTGCCCAGCACCATGCCGCTCTTCGAATCGACCACGCAAACCCCGATCGCGCCTTCGATCTGCATCGCCGAGCTGAGAGCCGTTTGAACCGACGCCATGACTTCCCCTTGCTGTGCCTTGGTGGTTGTGAGGAGAACTCGCCCCTCACACAGAGTTGTGACATACCACAAGCGTGGTAACTATCTTGCACGCCTCAATCCGTAGTTCAGCAAAGTGACATGTCAAATTTCTGCGACAGTTCGATAGGCAAAATACTGCGTAAAATGGAACGCGGACGCGCACGAGGTAGGCCGCGTTATTGCTTCCGCCGGGATCGCACACACCGGTCCCGGCTCACGTCGCCGGGGCTCGGGTCTCTGGGCAAACCATAGTTTCCGAGGGCCGAAGTATTGCCCTGACGTGGTCAGCCACTTTCATGCTCGGCGTTGGTTGGCGCGGTTAAGCTGCAAGATGTCGTCCTCAAAAACCCCCGGCGGAATTGCTATTCTCTCGTGCGTGCCGTCAGCCTCTGCCAGAAATATCAGTTTCGAAATCGTTATTCCAATTTGCTCTGCCGCCAGAAAGGTTTGTCAGGCTGGGAAAAAAACCGTCGCGCCGACCGCACGATTCCCGATTGAGAAGTAGACTTCGGTCAGGCCGCGGGTGCCCGCGGCCTTTTTATTGGAGGAAGATCCATGCCGCCGAGGGGCGACTTGAAGTCGGTCGGCGAGTACGACGTCCTGGCCAAGCTCGGGGAGGGCGGGGCCGGGGTGGTGTACAAGGCCCGCCACCGCGAGACCGAGGAGGTCGTCGCCATCAAGGTGTTGCTCCCGCAGCAGGCCGCCGACGCGGTCGTCCTCAAGCGGTTCGAGCAAGAGTTCCGGGCGACGAGCCCGCTCAACCACCCGAACCTGATCCGCGGCCTCGATTACATCGAGGCGGACGGCACCGCCTTCCTCATCATGGAGTACGTCGAAGGCCGGTCGATGGGTGAGCGACTGGAGTTTCTCGGTCAGTACACCGCGGCCGAGGCGGTCGACCTGATCGCGCAAATCGGCAGCGCCCTCGACTGGCTCCACGACCAGGGGATTCTGCACCGGGACGTGAAGCCCGACAACATCATCGTGACGGCCGACGGGGTTGCCAAGCTGACCGACCTGGGGCTCGCGAAGGAGTTGCTCTACGACCAGAGCCTGACCCGCACCGGGTCCGCCCTCGGGACGCCGAACTTCATGGCCCCGGAACAATTCCGCGACGCGAAGCGGGTCGACCGGACGTCGGACATTTACTCCCTCGCCGCCACGTTCTACCAGATGGTGACCGGCGAGATCCCGTTCCAGAGCAGCAGCCCGTTCGACGCCTGGCAGAAGAAGACGAAGAACGATCTCGCGCCGGCGCGGGAGTTAGTCCCGGACTTGCCGGTTCACATCGACCGGGCGGTCCGCCGGGCGATGAGCGGCAACCCGCGGGAGCGCCCGACCTCGTGTGCGGAGTTCGTCCGCGCGCTGAGCCGGCCGCCGGAGTCGGACTCGGAACCGCGGGTGGACCTGCAGTGGGACCGCGTGCCCGCGTTCGACTCGCCCTCGGACGCCGACGCCTGGGAGTTGGTGTTCGAGGGGGGCGACGCGGAAAATCCCGTCCGGGTCGACACGGCCGGCATCCGGCAGTTTCTCAAAAACAGCAACGTCAAGAGTGGGGTGGGGATTCTCGCCCGCCGGCGGCCGATCGACCCGTTCAACCCGCTGACCCGCTTCCCCGAGTTCTCCGACATCTTGAGCGCGATGGCGGGCCGCACCCCCGGCGGCCCGCGGTCGGCGTCCCCGGCGGGGTCGAAGTCCGGGCAGACGCCGAGCCCGGCCGCCCGGACGCGATTGCGGTTGGAACTCGTCTTGCTGGCCGCCGCGATTATCTTCCTGATAGGCGTCATCTGTTTAAAGTTATAAAGTCTGGGCAGAGGCACGATTGTGGTGGCGCGGCCATAAATTACGATCCTGTCACCGCGTGAATGATTTCGTTTTCCGCTGGCGCCTGTGTGGTTCGTCACCGTCATCGCGGTTGGTGGCGGCCCGGTTAAAAACCCCACCACTTCTCACGCGGCTACCTCACGGCGACGCCGAACTGGTAGAACATCTCTCGGCCCCCAGCGCCGCGGAACGTCAGTTTCACTGGGGCCACGGGGGGGGAATCGTCGACCGCCCTTCTCGTGCCGCCGAATGCCGTGGCCGCCGGGCCGCGGTATGATACTCATAATCAATCAACGAATCGTGAGGGCGAGATCACATGCGCGTGCGACCCGGTCTTTGGGCGTTGGCCGTGGCGGGCTCCGTGGGGCTGGCCGGGTGTGCGGAAGAGCCCCCGCCGCCGGCCGAGGCGGAAGGCGTCGTGACCTACGACGGGAAGGCCATCGACACCGGGATCGTTTCGTTCACGGCCCCCGACGGCACCTCGACGGGCGGGGCCGCGGTGACGGACGGTAAGTATCACCTTGACCCCGAAGCGGGGCTGCGGCCCGGCAAGTACCGGGTCGCGATCCGGTGGGCCAAGAAGATCGGGGAGAAGAATCCGAACGCCGGGTACGGTCAATCCCCGGACGTGATCGTCCAGGGCCTCCCCGAAAAGTACAACACCGAATCCGTCCTCACCGCCGACCTGCAATCGGGGCCGAACACCGTCGATTTCAAGTTAGAAAAGTAAGCACCGCGTCGGCCGGACTTCGCCGGCAGCCCTGTCGGATGGCGTGGAACGGGATTACCGCGTCCGGCCGATACGCTACCGGGATTAAAAGTCGAAGAAGTCCGCGCCGCGATCGAGGAGACCGCCGAGGTGGGCGGTGAGCATCGTGAGGAGGACGCCGAAGGCCAGCAAGAACCGCACGCCGAGACTACGGGTTCCGAAGTAAGCGTCGCGTTGGGCGCCAACGGCGGTCACGACCAGCCACACGGCAGCCGTCGTCCCGAGCCAGCGGTGGGCCATCAAGAGTTGGGGCGACCCCGCCCCGTTTCCCGCGGTCGCGAAGAGCCAGCCCAGGATGGCCGTCGGGATGGCGGCCATGGCGCCCAGCCACAGACAGTACCGGACGGCTTCCGACGGGATCGGATTTCGCTGCCAGATCGCCCGCGCTTCTCCGAACGCCGCCACCAGAACGAGGGCGATCGGAAAATGAAGCAGAAGTAGGTGAAACTTGCCCACCCAACGAAATAACCGCTCGGCTGATGGCAAATGGGTCCGCTCCAGGATGATCGGAGGGATCGACTCGGACAAAGTCGCGGGCATGGTGTCCGGGGCGGTGGAAGAGGCGTCCGGTGCGCCGTCGGCGATCCAGGCCCGAACGACGTCCTTTTGCTCGGGCGTGAGCGGTCCGTAAGGTGAATCCGCTGGCGGCATCTCGTCCCGCTGAACAAGTACCCACAACTCGGACTCCGTCGGCCGCGACGGGATCACCATTTCCGGATTTCCGGCCACCCGTCGCAAGTCAAGAACGTACCCGAATCGACCCTTGGGCTTCGCCAGGTCGGCGCCGTGGCAGCCGGCGCATTTGACCGCGAAGACGGCGCGAACGTCATCCCCAGAGTGTTGGACCGGCTCCGCCGCCGTAACTGGAACGCCCACGATCATGACCAGTACGACTGCGGCCGACATCTTCCAATTCATGATGCACGCCCTTCATTGCAATAACGGGATATGGAAAGATTGGCGGTGCCGGTCTGGCGCCCATTTGGAGTGCGGCGCTTGACCGCCGTTTTTGCTTTTTAAAAACCAAAGCGGCGGTCAAGCGCCGCACTCCAAATGGCTGTAAACGCGACGATGTGGCCGGACACCGCTCGAATTCATTCGAGCGTGGAATCCACGACGGCGAGCGATCCCGCGGTCTCCACGTAAGAAACGGTCGTTAGTCCGAGGGCCGATTTGAGCTTCTCGGCCGGCAGGTTGCGGACAGGACCTGGCGTTCCCTTCCCCGGTTCCGACTGGGGGAACGCGGTCGAGCGGGCGGTGTGGAAGGTCGCGGTGCCTTCGACTTTTTGCAGCACCTGGTGGATGTGGCCGTTGAGTACGGTGAGCGAGCCGAACCGCTTCAGGAGCTTGAGCGCCTGCTCGGCGTCCTGGGTGCCCCAGCCCCACTTCTCGTACACGGTCCAGAGCGGGACGTGGGCGAAGACGACGACCGGGGTGCTGTCCTTGAGCCCGGCCACATCCTTTTCCAGCCAGTCGAGTTGTTCCTTCCCAATCACGCCCAGACCGCCGGCGCCGCTGCCCGACTTGGCGGACGCCACGTTCACGAGGCCGATGAAGTGGACGCCGTGGTGGTCGAAGCTGTACCACCCTGTCCCCCGCGTGCCCTTGCCGTACCGGTTCAGGTACTCCCGGTTGCCGTCCCCGTCGAAATCGTGTTCGCCCGGGACGTACAGCACTTTGCCCGTTTTGACCTCCTTGAGCAATTCCGCCACCGCGTCGAACTCTTCCGGCTTGGCGAGGTGGGTGAGGTCGCCGGTGTGCAGGACGAACGCGGGCGGCTCGGGCAGCGCGTTGATGCGGGCGATCGTCTGCTTGAGCGTGGCGGCCACGTCCTTGTTCGGCTCGCGGGCGAACCCGAGGTGGCTGTCGCTGATCTGCGCGAACGTGAACGTCGACTTCGCGGCCGGCGCCTGCCCGAAGACGCGCGACGTGGCCACCCCGCCGGCCACGCCCCAGACCAGGCCCGTGCCCACCCACGCCATGCACCGGAGCATGCCCCGGCGGTCGATCCCGTCATCGTGCGGCAATTCCGGCCGTACCGTCTTGGCGTAGTTCTGCATTTTTCGTCCTCGTGGGTGTGGTAAGCGAAACGTGACTCGCCTTCCCTACCGGCTGCTTCCGCGAAATATTCCTCCCGAAAAAAGTCGGCCGCACGCGGGAATAAACGCCCACGGCGGGCGGTAGGATACCGTGGCGGGAAGTCGACGAACGCACTGCCGAGAAGAGGTGCCCGGAGTTGGAACCCGACGAGCGGCGGCAGTTCGAGCGAGCCACGCTGCCCCACCTTGACGCCGCTTACAACCTGGCCCGGTGGCTGACCCGGGACGACCACGCCGCCGAGGACGTCGTGCAGGAGGCGTACTACCGCGCCGCGCGGTACTTCGGCAGCTTCCGCGGCGGCGACGGCCGGGCGTGGCTCCTGGGCATCGTCCGCCGGGCGTCGTTCGACTGGCTGGCCAAGCGGCGGTCGCAGTCGGCGGTCGTCTTCGACGAAGACGTTCACGACCGGGGCGACGAGTCGATGGACCCGGCGTTCCAGGCCATTCGTGAATCCGACCAGGTCCGCGTCCGTCAGGCGGTGGAGGAGCTGCCGCCCCAACTGCGGGAAGTGATCGTCCTCCGCGAACTCGAGGGAATGAGCTACCAGGAAATCGCGACCGTGACGGAGACCCCGATCGGCACCGTCATGTCCCGGCTCTCGCGGGGTCGCCGCCAGCTTCAAGAGCGGCTGACGCTCTGCCGGGAAGGGGAAGCGATATGAACTGTCGAGACGTGCTACCCCTTCTGCACCCCTACTCCGACGGGGAGTTGGACTTGGTCCGGCACATCGAGATCGATGGGCACCTGGCCGAATGCGCCGAGTGCGCCGCGCGGGAAAAGAGCCTCCGGTCCCTGCGGACGGCCGCTTCGTCCCCGACCCTCTACCACCGCGCCCCGGCCGGGCTCGCCGCGCGGATTCGCCTGACCATGCCCCCGGTCACCCGCAAACGGCGACGGCTCTCACTGCGGCTCGCCGCGACCGCTGCGGGCGTCCTGCTCCTAATCGGTGCAACCGCGACCGTCGCGGTATTGATGTCCCGGGCTGGGGGAACCGACGACCGACTCGCGGAGCGGGTCGTCGTCGGCCACGTCCGCTCGCTCCAGGTCGAACACCTGACGGACGTGGCGTCCAGCGACCGGCACACGGTCAAGCCGTGGTTCCTGGGCAAGCTCGACTTTTCCCCGCCGGTCCCCGATCTGGCGTCACAAGGCTACCCTCTGTCCGGCGGCCGGCTGGATTACCTGGCGGATCGACCCGTCGCCGCCCTCGTGTACCACCGCCGGTTACACGCCATCAACCTCTTCACGTGGCCCGCCGCCAATGACGAAGAGGAGTCCGTGCGCGGGCTCTCCCGCCAGGGGTTCCACGTCCGACACTGGCAGCGGGCCGGGATGACGTACTGGGCCGTCTCGGACCTGAACGACCAGGAACTCGACACGTTCGTGCAGCTGTTCCGGGAACATATCCCGCAACCGCGGTCGTGAGCCGTGCAGGGCTTTTGTAAAACGAACCCAATTTGCGTCGCCTTGCATTGACTTGGGCCGACCATCCGCAGTGGCCCGACACCGTTTTTACCAAACGAACCCAATTCGCCGCTCCGCCGAACGCGGCCGCGGTCCCGTCGGTGGCCACCCGTTTTTGCCAAACGAACCCAATTTCACCCCGACCCCGGGTGCCGCCACGGTCACGTCGATGGCGACCGGGAACAGGCCGTCGGCCGCCACCCGGAGATGTCCACGTCGTCCGCCAAGTTTGGTAGTCGGTCGAACAGGGCGCTCGTCTCGACCCCGACCTTGAGTGCGTCGCGGCTTCGGCGAGCCGGCGGTCGAGCTTCTTCTGGCGGCGGAGGTCGGGTTCGGATTCCGCTCTCGGGTCCGGGTCGGCGGCCTCCTCCAGGCTGGTGACGGAGACGGCCGTCTCGTACGCGACGACCCGCCGGAGCCGCCACAGCCAGCCCGGACGCGACGGCGGCCGGCGATTCGCCGCCGCGCGCGACCCGGCGCCGGCAAGCGGTCGACGGCGTTGACCATCCCCGAGTGTAACTGGCCGTTGGTACAGTGACAACCAGCGGTTGTTTTGGGAACGAGATGGCGAAATAGGGACCGGCCGGCGGGTCAACACGGCCCGGGTCCGGCCCCTTTCGCCGCCTCGTGCCATTAGACGCGGTCGATTCCGCCCGCATCGAGCGGCTTTGGTATCTGTATCTTGCCGCCGCGCGTCGGGATCATGCAAATATGCGAGAACGCCAAGGCACTAGTAATAATCTGTCGAAAACGGCATGGACCTGTTTCGGGAAAACTTACACCACCTCATATTCATCTGGTTTTTGCTGGATCGAGTGTTTCAGGGCACGGGCGTTGGATCGACGAGAATTTTTCGGTCATAATTCTTTCGCTCTATTCAATTTGCCTCTTTTGAGACAGGCCCGTGACAAGTGGTCGCGATACTGATGGTAGAAGGTCGTTTCCGACACCTACGACGCTCTTGCACCGCGTCCGCGAGCGAGACCAAGCGGCGTGGGACCGGCTCGTCGACTTGTACGGCCCGATCGTATTCAAGTGGTGTCGCCAGGCCGGGTTACAAGACGCGGACGCGGCCGACGTGGGCCAGGAAGTGTTCGCGGCGGTTTACGCCGGGATCGACGGGTTCCGCCGCGGCGGCCCGGGTGAAACGTTCCGCGGGTGGCTCCGCGGCATTACGCGGTTCAAGGTCGCGGACTTCTGGCGGCGGAAGCAGCGGACCATCGGCGAGGGGGTCGGCGGGGACGAGACGCAAACGTTTTTGACGGAAATCACCGATCGGCACGCCGACGAATCGGGGGCGGGCGACCAACCGGGGGAGGAACGGCAGCTGTATTTGCGGGCCGTCGAATTAATTTTGAGCGAGTGCAAAGAGATCGTCCGGCAAATATTTGTTCGCGTCGTGATCGACCAGCAGAGCCCGAAACTCGTGGCGGAAGAGCTGGGCGTCAGCTTGAATGTCGTTTACCTGGCGACCTCACGGGTCAAGCAACAAATGCGGGAAGAGTTCGACGAACTGTTGGAACTGGAGTCCGAGAAGCCGGACGACGATCGTCCGGGCGAATGAATCGCACCGCGTTAAGGGGCGGCCATGCTTGAGTCGGGACAGTCCGGCGAACCCGAGTCGCAATCCCGCGGCGTTCAGGCCGCCTGTCCCGTATTGGCGTCGCTCCTCGAACTGATCGACGGCGGCATGTCCGAACACGATCTGGAAATCGTGGCCGCCCACCTGGA
The Fimbriiglobus ruber genome window above contains:
- a CDS encoding anti-sigma factor family protein; this encodes MNCRDVLPLLHPYSDGELDLVRHIEIDGHLAECAECAAREKSLRSLRTAASSPTLYHRAPAGLAARIRLTMPPVTRKRRRLSLRLAATAAGVLLLIGATATVAVLMSRAGGTDDRLAERVVVGHVRSLQVEHLTDVASSDRHTVKPWFLGKLDFSPPVPDLASQGYPLSGGRLDYLADRPVAALVYHRRLHAINLFTWPAANDEEESVRGLSRQGFHVRHWQRAGMTYWAVSDLNDQELDTFVQLFREHIPQPRS
- a CDS encoding sigma-70 family RNA polymerase sigma factor, giving the protein MEPDERRQFERATLPHLDAAYNLARWLTRDDHAAEDVVQEAYYRAARYFGSFRGGDGRAWLLGIVRRASFDWLAKRRSQSAVVFDEDVHDRGDESMDPAFQAIRESDQVRVRQAVEELPPQLREVIVLRELEGMSYQEIATVTETPIGTVMSRLSRGRRQLQERLTLCREGEAI
- a CDS encoding metallophosphoesterase family protein, coding for MQNYAKTVRPELPHDDGIDRRGMLRCMAWVGTGLVWGVAGGVATSRVFGQAPAAKSTFTFAQISDSHLGFAREPNKDVAATLKQTIARINALPEPPAFVLHTGDLTHLAKPEEFDAVAELLKEVKTGKVLYVPGEHDFDGDGNREYLNRYGKGTRGTGWYSFDHHGVHFIGLVNVASAKSGSGAGGLGVIGKEQLDWLEKDVAGLKDSTPVVVFAHVPLWTVYEKWGWGTQDAEQALKLLKRFGSLTVLNGHIHQVLQKVEGTATFHTARSTAFPQSEPGKGTPGPVRNLPAEKLKSALGLTTVSYVETAGSLAVVDSTLE
- a CDS encoding RNA polymerase sigma factor, giving the protein MHRVRERDQAAWDRLVDLYGPIVFKWCRQAGLQDADAADVGQEVFAAVYAGIDGFRRGGPGETFRGWLRGITRFKVADFWRRKQRTIGEGVGGDETQTFLTEITDRHADESGAGDQPGEERQLYLRAVELILSECKEIVRQIFVRVVIDQQSPKLVAEELGVSLNVVYLATSRVKQQMREEFDELLELESEKPDDDRPGE
- a CDS encoding serine/threonine-protein kinase, with protein sequence MPPRGDLKSVGEYDVLAKLGEGGAGVVYKARHRETEEVVAIKVLLPQQAADAVVLKRFEQEFRATSPLNHPNLIRGLDYIEADGTAFLIMEYVEGRSMGERLEFLGQYTAAEAVDLIAQIGSALDWLHDQGILHRDVKPDNIIVTADGVAKLTDLGLAKELLYDQSLTRTGSALGTPNFMAPEQFRDAKRVDRTSDIYSLAATFYQMVTGEIPFQSSSPFDAWQKKTKNDLAPARELVPDLPVHIDRAVRRAMSGNPRERPTSCAEFVRALSRPPESDSEPRVDLQWDRVPAFDSPSDADAWELVFEGGDAENPVRVDTAGIRQFLKNSNVKSGVGILARRRPIDPFNPLTRFPEFSDILSAMAGRTPGGPRSASPAGSKSGQTPSPAARTRLRLELVLLAAAIIFLIGVICLKL